One stretch of Glycine soja cultivar W05 chromosome 7, ASM419377v2, whole genome shotgun sequence DNA includes these proteins:
- the LOC114418466 gene encoding K(+) efflux antiporter 2, chloroplastic-like isoform X2 — protein sequence MDVAFRLPQSNVVLDGLDSCIVFGGRGVGCAFLGNSRTIPKARFSGVNKIGSRSSSRVECVGELKVPIGKRGLSWKNNRLFRKNREIWSKCQGNDSLSYVNGNGRNVGRVEGADEDSDSSAELSEPLGEEEKGQGGRKEDGGGVEIEVQNVDELKELLQKAMKALEAARVNSIIFEEKVKKISETAIFLQDEAASAWNNVTSTLDVIQDIVSQEFVAKEAVQKATMALSLAEARLQVAIDSLEVTKEVYDTPQGSNKSNGDKDIIQEEKELLVAQEDIRECQTDLANCENELRCLQCRKEELQNEVNKLHEIAEQAQLKAAKAEEDVANIMLLAEQAVAAELEAAQCMNDAEIALQKADKSSSSSNADTADTLQVQDVVAIPEEEVVQGLSGDDADKREIDYLIDGEPLLAMQLPETQSNNTSKSLEDMVQSDYLRDHENGQLSLDSPKEAEVEIEKSKNVVQTKKQETQKDSARDNSPLAPKASLKKSSRFFPASFFSFTADETDYTPASVFHGLVESAQKQLPKLIVGLLLIGAGLVFYTNRTERSAQLLQQPEVIAITVEEVSSTAKPLVRQLQELPRRIKNIIASLPDQEVDEEEASLFDMLWLLLASVVFVPIFQKIPGGSPVLGYLAAGILIGPYGLSIIRHVHGTKAIAEFGVVFLLFNIGLELSVERLSSMKKYVFGLGSAQVLVTAVVVGLVAHYICGQAGPAAIVIGNGLALSSTAVVLQVLQERGESTSRHGRATFSVLLFQDLAVVVLLILIPLVSPNSSKGGVGFQAIAEALGLAAVKAVVAISAIIAGGRLLLRPIYKQIAENQNAEIFSANTLFVILGTSLLTARAGLSMALGAFLAGLLLAETEFSLQVESDIAPYRGLLLGLFFMTVGMSIDPKLLLSNFPVITGTLGLLIFGKTLLVTLIGRVFGISLISAIRVGLLLAPGGEFAFVAFGEAVNQGIMSSQMSSLLFLVVGISMALTPWLAEGGQLLASRFELHDVRSLLPVESEI from the exons ATGGATGTTGCTTTTAGGTTACCACAGTCAAATGTGGTATTGGATGGTTTGGATTCTTGCATTGTATTTGGAGGGAGAGGCGTTGGTTGTGCTTTTCTCGGCAACTCGAGGACTATTCCGAAGGCTCGTTTTAGTGGGGTGAATAAGATAGGTAGTAGGAGTAGTTCAAGAGTAGAATGCGTAGGAGAGTTGAAAGTTCCAATTGGGAAGAGGGGTTTGTCTTGGAAGAATAATAGACTTTTTAGGAAGAATAGGGAAATTTGGTCAAAGTGTCAGGGTAATGATTCTTTATCATATGTCAATGGCAATGGACGGAATGTTGGTAGGGTGGAAGGTGCGGATGAGGACTCTGATTCCAGTGCTGAATTGAGTGAACCTttgggagaagaagaaaaagggcaAGGAGGGAGGAAAGAAGATGGGGGTGGAGTAGAAATAGAGGTACAAAATGTGGATGAATTGAAAGAACTGTTGCAAAAGGCCATGAAAGCATTAGAAGCTGCTCGAGTTAACAGCATCATTTTCGAGGAAAAGGTTAAGAAGATATCGGAGACCGCAATTTTTTTGCAGGATGAAGCAGCAAGTGCTTGGAACAATGTTACTTCTACCCTTGATGTCATCCAAGATATTGTGAGTCAAGAATTTGTTGCCAAAGAAGCTGTTCAGAAAGCAACTATGGCTCTTTCTCTGGCTGAGGCAAGGCTTCAAGTGGCCATAGACTCTTTGGAGGTTACAAAAGAAGTTTATGATACCCCACAAGGTTCTAACAAGAGTAATGGCGATAAAGATATAATTCAAGAGGAGAAAGAACTTTTGGTTGCTCAGGAGGATATCAGGGAATGCCAGACAGATTTAGCAAATTGTGAGAATGAGCTGAGATGCTTGCAATGTAGAAAGGAGGAGTTGCAGAATGAAGTGAACAAATTGCATGAAATTGCAGAACAGGCACAGCTGAAAGCAGCGAAGGCAGAAGAAGATGTTGCAAACATAATGCTTTTAGCAGAGCAAGCTGTTGCCGCTGAACTAGAGGCTGCACAATGCATGAATGATGCAGAGATTGCATTACAGAAAGCAGACAAATCTTCCTCTAGTTCTAATGCTGATACCGCAGACACTCTACAAGTACAAGATGTTGTGGCTATTCCTGAGGAGGAAGTGGTTCAAGGTTTATCTGGTGATGATGCTGATAAAAGAGAGATTGACTACTTAATCGATGGTGAGCCTTTGCTAGCAATGCAATTGCCAGAAACACAATCTAATAACACCAGCAAAAGTTTGGAAGACATGGTACAGTCTGATTATCTGAGGGATCATGAGAATGGACAGTTAAGCTTAGACTCTCCTAAAGAAGCTGAAGTTGAAATAGAAAAGTCAAAGAATGTAGTTCAAACAAAAAAGCAGGAAACACAGAAAGATTCGGCAAGAGATAACTCACCGTTGGCTCCCAAGGCATCATTGAAGAAGTCTTCCCGATTTTTTCCAGCATCATTCTTCTCTTTTACTGCAGATGAGACTGATTACACACCAGCATCAGTTTTCCATGGTCTTGTGGAGTCTGCACAGAAGCAACTACCCAAGCTGATTGTTGGGTTATTGTTAATTGGAGCAGG GCTTGTGTTCTACACCAATAGAACAGAGAGGAGTGCCCAGCTGCTTCAGCAGCCAGAAGTCATTGCAATCACTGTTGAAGAAGTTTCTTCAACTGCAAAGCCTCTGGTTAGACAGCTTCAGGAGCTTCCCAGGAGAATTAAGAATATCATTGCATCATTACCTGATCAAGAG GTGGATGAGGAGGAAGCCTCCCTCTTTGACATGCTCTGGTTACTACTTGCAAGTGTTGTATTTGTGCCAATATTTCAAAAGATTCCTGGAG GCAGTCCTGTTCTTGGCTACTTGGCTGCTGGTATCTTGATTGGGCCTTATGGTCTCTCCATCATTCGTCATGTTCATGGAACAAAAGCAATAGCCGAGTTTGGAGTTGTTTTCCTGTTATTCAATATTGGCCTGGAG CTCTCTGTTGAAAGGCTTAGTTCAATGAAGAAATATGTCTTTGGATTAGGCTCTGCTCAG GTTTTGGTGACTGCTGTAGTTGTTGGCTTGGTGGCTCATTATATTTGTGGTCAAGCTGGCCCTGCTGCTATTGTCATTGGGAATGGCTTGGCATTATCATCAACTGCTGTTGTTCTGCAG GTTTTACAGGAGAGAGGTGAGAGCACATCACGGCATGGAAGGGCTACATTTTCTGTTCTTCTTTTTCAG GATTTGGCTGTTGTTGTCTTGCTAATACTCATACCTCTTGTTTCACCTAATTCTTCCAAAGGAGGG GTTGGTTTCCAAGCCATTGCTGAAGCTCTTGGTCTGGCTGCTGTTAAGGCAGTGGTTGCCATTTCAGCCATAATTGCTGGTGGACGATTG CTCCTTCGGCCCATATATAAGCAGATTGCAGAGAATCAAAATGCAGAAATATTTTCTGCCAATACACTCTTTGTTATTCTTGGGACTAGCCTTCTCACAGCCAGG GCTGGACTTTCCATGGCATTGGGGGCATTTTTGGCTGGTTTACTACTGGCAGAAACTGAGTTTTCCTTACAGGTTGAATCTGATATTGCTCCATATCGTGGCCTTCTACTGGGTCTCTTCTTTATGACG GTCGGAATGTCAATTGATCCAAAACTTCTTCTTTCAAACTTTCCAGTCATTACAGGGACCTTGGGACTCTTGATATTTGGCAAGACTTTGTTGGTTACTTTAATTGGCAGAGTTTTTGGTATTTCTCTCATTTCTGCCATCAGAGTGGGTCTTCTTCTTGCTCCAGGGGGAGAATTTGCATTTGTGGCTTTTGGTGAAGCTGTTAATCAG GGCATAATGTCTTCCCAAATGTCCTCTTTACTGTTTCTTGTCGTGGGAATTTCAATGGCCCTCACTCCATGGCTAGCTGAAGGAGGTCAGCTCCTTGCTTCCCGTTTTGAGCTGCATGATGTTCGAAGTTTATTGCCTGTGGAAAGTGAG atttga
- the LOC114418466 gene encoding K(+) efflux antiporter 2, chloroplastic-like isoform X1, producing MDVAFRLPQSNVVLDGLDSCIVFGGRGVGCAFLGNSRTIPKARFSGVNKIGSRSSSRVECVGELKVPIGKRGLSWKNNRLFRKNREIWSKCQGNDSLSYVNGNGRNVGRVEGADEDSDSSAELSEPLGEEEKGQGGRKEDGGGVEIEVQNVDELKELLQKAMKALEAARVNSIIFEEKVKKISETAIFLQDEAASAWNNVTSTLDVIQDIVSQEFVAKEAVQKATMALSLAEARLQVAIDSLEVTKEVYDTPQGSNKSNGDKDIIQEEKELLVAQEDIRECQTDLANCENELRCLQCRKEELQNEVNKLHEIAEQAQLKAAKAEEDVANIMLLAEQAVAAELEAAQCMNDAEIALQKADKSSSSSNADTADTLQVQDVVAIPEEEVVQGLSGDDADKREIDYLIDGEPLLAMQLPETQSNNTSKSLEDMVQSDYLRDHENGQLSLDSPKEAEVEIEKSKNVVQTKKQETQKDSARDNSPLAPKASLKKSSRFFPASFFSFTADETDYTPASVFHGLVESAQKQLPKLIVGLLLIGAGLVFYTNRTERSAQLLQQPEVIAITVEEVSSTAKPLVRQLQELPRRIKNIIASLPDQEVDEEEASLFDMLWLLLASVVFVPIFQKIPGGSPVLGYLAAGILIGPYGLSIIRHVHGTKAIAEFGVVFLLFNIGLELSVERLSSMKKYVFGLGSAQVLVTAVVVGLVAHYICGQAGPAAIVIGNGLALSSTAVVLQVLQERGESTSRHGRATFSVLLFQDLAVVVLLILIPLVSPNSSKGGVGFQAIAEALGLAAVKAVVAISAIIAGGRLLLRPIYKQIAENQNAEIFSANTLFVILGTSLLTARAGLSMALGAFLAGLLLAETEFSLQVESDIAPYRGLLLGLFFMTVGMSIDPKLLLSNFPVITGTLGLLIFGKTLLVTLIGRVFGISLISAIRVGLLLAPGGEFAFVAFGEAVNQGIMSSQMSSLLFLVVGISMALTPWLAEGGQLLASRFELHDVRSLLPVESETDDLQNHIIICGFGRVGQIIAQLLSEQLIPFVALDVRSDRVAIGRSLDLPVYFGDAGSREVLHKVGAERASAAAVTLDSPGANYRTVWALSKHFPNVKTFVRAHDVDHGLNLEKAGATAVVPETLEPSLQLAAAVLAQAKLPTSEIAATINEFRSRHLAELTELSETNGTSFGYGYNRITSKARSQSLDSSDDTQVSEGKLAT from the exons ATGGATGTTGCTTTTAGGTTACCACAGTCAAATGTGGTATTGGATGGTTTGGATTCTTGCATTGTATTTGGAGGGAGAGGCGTTGGTTGTGCTTTTCTCGGCAACTCGAGGACTATTCCGAAGGCTCGTTTTAGTGGGGTGAATAAGATAGGTAGTAGGAGTAGTTCAAGAGTAGAATGCGTAGGAGAGTTGAAAGTTCCAATTGGGAAGAGGGGTTTGTCTTGGAAGAATAATAGACTTTTTAGGAAGAATAGGGAAATTTGGTCAAAGTGTCAGGGTAATGATTCTTTATCATATGTCAATGGCAATGGACGGAATGTTGGTAGGGTGGAAGGTGCGGATGAGGACTCTGATTCCAGTGCTGAATTGAGTGAACCTttgggagaagaagaaaaagggcaAGGAGGGAGGAAAGAAGATGGGGGTGGAGTAGAAATAGAGGTACAAAATGTGGATGAATTGAAAGAACTGTTGCAAAAGGCCATGAAAGCATTAGAAGCTGCTCGAGTTAACAGCATCATTTTCGAGGAAAAGGTTAAGAAGATATCGGAGACCGCAATTTTTTTGCAGGATGAAGCAGCAAGTGCTTGGAACAATGTTACTTCTACCCTTGATGTCATCCAAGATATTGTGAGTCAAGAATTTGTTGCCAAAGAAGCTGTTCAGAAAGCAACTATGGCTCTTTCTCTGGCTGAGGCAAGGCTTCAAGTGGCCATAGACTCTTTGGAGGTTACAAAAGAAGTTTATGATACCCCACAAGGTTCTAACAAGAGTAATGGCGATAAAGATATAATTCAAGAGGAGAAAGAACTTTTGGTTGCTCAGGAGGATATCAGGGAATGCCAGACAGATTTAGCAAATTGTGAGAATGAGCTGAGATGCTTGCAATGTAGAAAGGAGGAGTTGCAGAATGAAGTGAACAAATTGCATGAAATTGCAGAACAGGCACAGCTGAAAGCAGCGAAGGCAGAAGAAGATGTTGCAAACATAATGCTTTTAGCAGAGCAAGCTGTTGCCGCTGAACTAGAGGCTGCACAATGCATGAATGATGCAGAGATTGCATTACAGAAAGCAGACAAATCTTCCTCTAGTTCTAATGCTGATACCGCAGACACTCTACAAGTACAAGATGTTGTGGCTATTCCTGAGGAGGAAGTGGTTCAAGGTTTATCTGGTGATGATGCTGATAAAAGAGAGATTGACTACTTAATCGATGGTGAGCCTTTGCTAGCAATGCAATTGCCAGAAACACAATCTAATAACACCAGCAAAAGTTTGGAAGACATGGTACAGTCTGATTATCTGAGGGATCATGAGAATGGACAGTTAAGCTTAGACTCTCCTAAAGAAGCTGAAGTTGAAATAGAAAAGTCAAAGAATGTAGTTCAAACAAAAAAGCAGGAAACACAGAAAGATTCGGCAAGAGATAACTCACCGTTGGCTCCCAAGGCATCATTGAAGAAGTCTTCCCGATTTTTTCCAGCATCATTCTTCTCTTTTACTGCAGATGAGACTGATTACACACCAGCATCAGTTTTCCATGGTCTTGTGGAGTCTGCACAGAAGCAACTACCCAAGCTGATTGTTGGGTTATTGTTAATTGGAGCAGG GCTTGTGTTCTACACCAATAGAACAGAGAGGAGTGCCCAGCTGCTTCAGCAGCCAGAAGTCATTGCAATCACTGTTGAAGAAGTTTCTTCAACTGCAAAGCCTCTGGTTAGACAGCTTCAGGAGCTTCCCAGGAGAATTAAGAATATCATTGCATCATTACCTGATCAAGAG GTGGATGAGGAGGAAGCCTCCCTCTTTGACATGCTCTGGTTACTACTTGCAAGTGTTGTATTTGTGCCAATATTTCAAAAGATTCCTGGAG GCAGTCCTGTTCTTGGCTACTTGGCTGCTGGTATCTTGATTGGGCCTTATGGTCTCTCCATCATTCGTCATGTTCATGGAACAAAAGCAATAGCCGAGTTTGGAGTTGTTTTCCTGTTATTCAATATTGGCCTGGAG CTCTCTGTTGAAAGGCTTAGTTCAATGAAGAAATATGTCTTTGGATTAGGCTCTGCTCAG GTTTTGGTGACTGCTGTAGTTGTTGGCTTGGTGGCTCATTATATTTGTGGTCAAGCTGGCCCTGCTGCTATTGTCATTGGGAATGGCTTGGCATTATCATCAACTGCTGTTGTTCTGCAG GTTTTACAGGAGAGAGGTGAGAGCACATCACGGCATGGAAGGGCTACATTTTCTGTTCTTCTTTTTCAG GATTTGGCTGTTGTTGTCTTGCTAATACTCATACCTCTTGTTTCACCTAATTCTTCCAAAGGAGGG GTTGGTTTCCAAGCCATTGCTGAAGCTCTTGGTCTGGCTGCTGTTAAGGCAGTGGTTGCCATTTCAGCCATAATTGCTGGTGGACGATTG CTCCTTCGGCCCATATATAAGCAGATTGCAGAGAATCAAAATGCAGAAATATTTTCTGCCAATACACTCTTTGTTATTCTTGGGACTAGCCTTCTCACAGCCAGG GCTGGACTTTCCATGGCATTGGGGGCATTTTTGGCTGGTTTACTACTGGCAGAAACTGAGTTTTCCTTACAGGTTGAATCTGATATTGCTCCATATCGTGGCCTTCTACTGGGTCTCTTCTTTATGACG GTCGGAATGTCAATTGATCCAAAACTTCTTCTTTCAAACTTTCCAGTCATTACAGGGACCTTGGGACTCTTGATATTTGGCAAGACTTTGTTGGTTACTTTAATTGGCAGAGTTTTTGGTATTTCTCTCATTTCTGCCATCAGAGTGGGTCTTCTTCTTGCTCCAGGGGGAGAATTTGCATTTGTGGCTTTTGGTGAAGCTGTTAATCAG GGCATAATGTCTTCCCAAATGTCCTCTTTACTGTTTCTTGTCGTGGGAATTTCAATGGCCCTCACTCCATGGCTAGCTGAAGGAGGTCAGCTCCTTGCTTCCCGTTTTGAGCTGCATGATGTTCGAAGTTTATTGCCTGTGGAAAGTGAG ACAGATGATCTGCAAAATCACATCATAATTTGTGGATTTGGGCGAGTTGGGCAG ATCATTGCACAACTTCTTTCTGAGCAACTTATTCCCTTTGTTGCACTAGACGTGAGAAG TGATAGAGTGGCAATTGGGCGTTCCCTAGATCTCCCTGTGTACTTTGGAGATGCTGGTAGTCGAGAG GTCCTACACAAGGTTGGGGCTGAAAGGGCAAGTGCTGCTGCGGTAACTCTAGATTCCCCTGGAGCAAATTATAGAACAGTTTGGGCTCTGAGCAAGCACTTCCCAAACGTGAAGACTTTTGTCCGTGCTCATGATGTTGATCATGGATTGAATTTAGAAAAGGCTGGAGCTACCGCT GTTGTCCCAGAGACCTTGGAACCAAGTCTTCAACTAGCAGCCGCCGTGCTTGCTCAG GCTAAACTTCCTACATCGGAGATTGCAGCGACTATAAATGAATTCAGATCCCGTCATCTGGCTGAGCTCACTGAA CTATCCGAAACAAATGGAACTTCTTTTGGATATGGATATAATAGAATTACGAGCAAAGCCAGATCTCAATCCCTAGATTCATCAGATGATACTCAAGTCTCTGAAGGTAAACTGGCGACATGA
- the LOC114418468 gene encoding (+)-neomenthol dehydrogenase-like isoform X2 — protein sequence MGETTERYAVVTGANKGIGLEIVRQLASAGIKVVLTARNEERGIQALQTLKDSGLSHLVLFHQVDVADATSVASLADFIKSKFGKLDILVNNAGILGAVIKDTDSFTSFLLKRGAAPEDGTKAITQSYELAEECLQINYYGAKTTVESLLPLLQLSDSPRIVNVSSTMGQLEVSSSNLPMHLSPSPLQSPKPGFFFKSCNARVTWNASLCPRPHQSAESDCFSQSCNHPSSISTIRRRLQIFYLIGCPMPKPI from the exons ATGGGAGAAACTACAGAAAG GTATGCAGTTGTGACAGGTGCAAATAAAGGAATTGGATTAGAGATAGTTAGACAATTAGCTTCAGCTGGAATCAAGGTGGTGCTCACTGCAAGAAATGAAGAGAGGGGTATCCAAGCACTGCAAACACTCAAGGACTCGGGTCTATCTCACCTTGTACTGTTTCATCAAGTTGATGTGGCTGATGCAACAAGCGTAGCTTCTCTGGCAGATTTTATCAAATCTAAATTTGGAAAACTTGATATTCTG GTTAACAATGCAGGGATTCTTGGAGCTGTAATTAAAGACACTGATTCATTCACTTCATTTCTCTTGAAGCGTGGG GCAGCACCAGAAGATGGGACAAAGGCAATCACTCAATCATATGAGTTGGCTGAAGAATGCTTGCAAATAAATTACTATGGTGCTAAAACAACTGTAGAATCCCTTCTGCCCCTCCTCCAGTTATCTGATTCACCGAGAATTGTGAATGTATCATCAACTATGGGGCAGTTAGAG GTTTCTTCCTCAAATCTTCCAATGCATCTCAGTCCCTCACCACTTCAATCACCAAAACCAggttttttcttcaaatcttgCAATGCAAGAGTTACTTGGAATGCATCTCTCTGTCCCCGACCACATCAATCAGCAGAATCAGACTGTTTCTCCCAATCTTGCAATCACCCTTCATCAATAAGCACAATCAG AAGAAGATTACAAATATTTTACTTGATTGGGTGCCCAATGCCAAAGCCTATATAA
- the LOC114418468 gene encoding (+)-neomenthol dehydrogenase-like isoform X1 — MGETTERYAVVTGANKGIGLEIVRQLASAGIKVVLTARNEERGIQALQTLKDSGLSHLVLFHQVDVADATSVASLADFIKSKFGKLDILVNNAGILGAVIKDTDSFTSFLLKRGAAPEDGTKAITQSYELAEECLQINYYGAKTTVESLLPLLQLSDSPRIVNVSSTMGQLERLPKGSWAREVFSDANIITEEKVDEILKKFLRDFQEGSLESNGWPRHLGAYIVSKAAMNAYTRILAKKYPSFCINSVCPGYVKTDITSNTGLLTVEEGAASPVRLALLPNGSPSGLFYYRSDVASF; from the exons ATGGGAGAAACTACAGAAAG GTATGCAGTTGTGACAGGTGCAAATAAAGGAATTGGATTAGAGATAGTTAGACAATTAGCTTCAGCTGGAATCAAGGTGGTGCTCACTGCAAGAAATGAAGAGAGGGGTATCCAAGCACTGCAAACACTCAAGGACTCGGGTCTATCTCACCTTGTACTGTTTCATCAAGTTGATGTGGCTGATGCAACAAGCGTAGCTTCTCTGGCAGATTTTATCAAATCTAAATTTGGAAAACTTGATATTCTG GTTAACAATGCAGGGATTCTTGGAGCTGTAATTAAAGACACTGATTCATTCACTTCATTTCTCTTGAAGCGTGGG GCAGCACCAGAAGATGGGACAAAGGCAATCACTCAATCATATGAGTTGGCTGAAGAATGCTTGCAAATAAATTACTATGGTGCTAAAACAACTGTAGAATCCCTTCTGCCCCTCCTCCAGTTATCTGATTCACCGAGAATTGTGAATGTATCATCAACTATGGGGCAGTTAGAG AGGTTGCCAAAAGGATCATGGGCTAGAGAAGTCTTCAGTGATGCCAATATCATCACTGAAGAGAAAGTGgatgaaatattgaagaagtttTTGAGAGATTTCCAAGAAGGTTCATTAGAAAGTAATGGGTGGCCAAGACATCTGGGTGCCTATATTGTCTCTAAAGCTGCTATGAATGCGTATACTAGAATCCTTGCTAAGAAATACCCTTCATTCTGCATTAATAGTGTTTGCCCTGGTTATGTCAAGACAGATATAACTTCCAACACTGGCCTCTTAACAGTTGAAGAAGGTGCAGCTAGTCCTGTGAGGCTAGCATTGCTTCCCAATGGTAGTCCATCTGGCCTTTTCTATTACCGGAGTGATGTGGCTTCCTTTTGA
- the LOC114418469 gene encoding (+)-neomenthol dehydrogenase-like, which yields MAEATKGYAVVTGANKGIGFAICKQLASNGITVVLTARDEKRGLQAVEKLQELGLSGHVGFHQLDVTDPAGIRSLADFIRNKFGKLDILVNNAGIPGAQLDGEALAAAGIMENAGRIDWSKIVTDTYELAEAGVKTNYYGAKELTKALIPLLQFSDSPKIVNVSSSMGRLEHIPNGWPKEVLSDVENLTEEKIDDILNEFLKDFKEGSLETKGWPLAMPAYSVSKAALNAFTRILAKNYPSFYINALCPGYVKTDINSNTGFLTPDEGAEAAVRLALLPDGSPSGQFFFRGEEKPF from the exons ATGGCAGAAGCAACAAAAGG GTATGCTGTGGTCACTGGAGCAAATAAGGGAATTGGATTTGCAATATGCAAGCAATTGGCTTCTAATGGGATCACTGTGGTGTTGACAGCCAGAGATGAGAAGAGGGGTCTTCAAGCTGTCGAGAAACTCCAAGAGCTTGGTCTTTCTGGCCATGTGGGTtttcatcaacttgatgttACAGACCCTGCAGGAATAAGATCACTTGCAGATTTCATCAGGAACAAATTTGGAAAACTAGATATCTTG GTAAACAATGCTGGAATTCCTGGAGCACAATTGGACGGGGAGGCTTTGGCTGCTGCTGGCATTAtg GAAAATGCTGGCCGCATTGATTGGAGTAAAATAGTAACTGATACCTATGAATTAGCTGAAGCAGGTGTTAAAACAAACTACTATGGAGCCAAGGAATTGACCAAAGCACTTATTCCCCTTCTCCAGTTTTCAGACTCCCCAAAAATCGTCAATGTTTCCTCATCCATGGGAAGGCTAGAG CATATACCAAATGGATGGCCTAAAGAAGTACTGAGTGATGTTGAGAACCTTACAGAAGAAAAGATTGATGACATTTTGAATGAATTTCTAAAGGATTTTAAAGAGGGTTCACTAGAAACCAAAGGCTGGCCTCTTGCTATGCCGGCATATAGTGTCTCAAAAGCTGCTTTGAATGCCTTCACAAGGATTCTGGCCAAGAATTACCCCTCATTCTACATCAATGCTCTTTGTCCTGGCTATGTCAAAACAGATATAAACAGCAATACTGGTTTTCTTACACCTGATGAAGGTGCTGAAGCTGCAGTGCGATTGGCACTGCTACCTGATGGTAGTCCTTCGGGTCAGTTTTTCTTTAGAGGTGAAGAGAAACCATTTTGA
- the LOC114418470 gene encoding (+)-neomenthol dehydrogenase-like, with protein MGMADAKQRYAVVTGANKGIGLETVKGLASNGIKVVLTARDVKRGYQAVEELKREFGFSDLVVFHQLDVTDPSSIASLVEFVKTHFGRLDILVNNAGISGFNTDGMVPSKINWKELPQTYEMAEKCLTTNYYGAKETTEAFLPLLRLSNLPMIVNVSSEAGLLKYISNEWARSVLDDTENLTEELIDEVLKEYMTDLEDGLLEKKGWPTYLSAYMVSKAAINSYTRLLAYRHQKLCINCVCPGFVKTDINRNTGILSVENGAASVVRLALLPNGSPSGHFFTRQEVSSF; from the exons ATGGGTATGGCAGATGCAAAGCAAAG aTATGCTGTTGTCACAGGTGCAAACAAAGGGATAGGATTGGAGACAGTGAAAGGTTTAGCCTCTAATGGAATCAAGGTGGTGCTCACGGCCAGGGATGTGAAGAGGGGTTACCAAGCTGTTGAGGAATTGAAGAGAGAATTTGGTTTCTCTGACCTTGTTGTGTTTCACCAGCTTGATGTCACTGACCCTTCTAGTATTGCTTCTTTAGTTGAGTTTGTGAAGACTCACTTTGGGAGACTTGATATCTTG GTGAACAATGCAGGAATCAGTGGATTCAATACAGATGGCATG GTGCCATCCAAAATTAATTGGAAGGAGCTACCTCAAACTTATGAGATGGCTGAAAAATGCTTAACAACAAATTATTATGGTGCTAAGGAAACAACTGAGGCATTTCTTCCCCTTCTTCGGTTATCCAATTTACCCATGATTGTTAATGTTTCCTCAGAAGCAGGACTATTAAAG TACATATCAAACGAATGGGCTAGGAGTGTGCTAGATGACACTGAAAATCTCACTGAAGAGCTAATAGATGAGGTGCTGAAGGAGTATATGACAGACTTAGAAGATGGTTTACTAGAGAAAAAGGGGTGGCCAACCTACTTGTCTGCATATATGGTCTCAAAAGCAGCCATAAATTCATATACAAGGCTTCTGGCCTATAGGCACCAAAAATTGTGCATCAATTGTGTCTGTCCTGGTTTTGTTAAAACAGACATTAACCGAAACACTGGCATCTTATCTGTTGAAAATGGTGCTGCTAGTGTTGTGAGGTTAGCACTGTTGCCAAATGGTTCCCCTTCTGGCCACTTCTTTACTCGTCAAGAAGTGTCCAGCTTTTGA